The Mesorhizobium sp. NBSH29 genome has a segment encoding these proteins:
- a CDS encoding outer membrane protein, with protein sequence MKVFLRLVLPVALCAAAPVQAADYDPPIVVDQAPEYVPVEIGSGWYLRGDVGYSVNKPFRDASYAVEPIVYEDEKYSPISGTIGMGYHFNDVFRSELNVGILPGSKQSLGYLTPDSSVTLEAENEFWTGMVNAYADLGTVVGITPYIGGGVGFVYNKHMFTGSQNFADPAYVDIAFSDEARRYDFAYSLGAGVSYAVAKNLSVNLGYEYLSAPKARVAEITEAGNPVLKEGLDVHQIKLGLRYDLW encoded by the coding sequence ATGAAAGTGTTTTTACGTTTGGTCCTTCCGGTAGCGCTGTGTGCGGCGGCTCCGGTTCAGGCTGCGGATTACGATCCGCCTATCGTCGTTGACCAGGCACCCGAATATGTGCCGGTGGAGATCGGCTCTGGCTGGTACCTGCGCGGTGATGTTGGCTACAGCGTCAACAAGCCGTTTCGCGATGCCAGCTACGCGGTCGAGCCGATTGTCTATGAAGATGAAAAGTACAGCCCGATCTCCGGCACGATCGGCATGGGCTATCATTTTAACGATGTGTTCCGCAGTGAGCTGAACGTCGGGATTTTGCCAGGCAGCAAACAATCACTCGGCTATCTCACTCCGGACTCCAGTGTAACTCTCGAGGCCGAAAACGAGTTTTGGACCGGCATGGTCAATGCCTATGCTGACCTGGGTACAGTCGTAGGTATCACTCCCTATATCGGCGGCGGCGTCGGGTTTGTGTATAACAAACACATGTTCACCGGGTCGCAAAACTTCGCAGATCCGGCTTATGTCGATATCGCGTTTTCCGACGAGGCGAGGCGGTATGATTTTGCCTATTCGCTCGGCGCCGGCGTGAGCTACGCAGTCGCCAAAAACCTCTCTGTCAATCTTGGCTATGAATATCTGTCAGCGCCCAAAGCGCGGGTGGCCGAAATCACCGAGGCTGGCAATCCGGTCCTTAAGGAAGGACTCGATGTTCACCAGATCAAGCTCGGCCTGCGTTACGATCTCTGGTAG
- a CDS encoding outer membrane protein: protein MLRTAKRTLFAALLAGVAMPAIAADIMEPQIIEAPLPQQVSYAEPSYGSWYIRGDVDYHSPKMRGADYTLYNPPFVSNSFDFTDLRGAMSLGAGIGYQANKYFRTDLTADYWFKSKFEGQTTGFCGNGPCQSVDESSMTAMLLLANAYADLGTYGGITPYVGAGIGGAHVKWDNLRNTIGGTTTEHEGSKNWRFAYAVMAGASYCLTSNLQLDAGYRFSHINGGKMFEYANGGGPGYDKGFNTHEVRGGLRYSFGGANPNCSESVAAYEPPAIEPVYK, encoded by the coding sequence ATGCTGAGAACCGCCAAGCGGACTTTATTTGCCGCATTGCTTGCCGGCGTCGCCATGCCGGCGATTGCGGCTGATATCATGGAGCCGCAGATCATCGAGGCACCGCTGCCTCAGCAGGTGAGCTATGCCGAGCCATCCTATGGCAGCTGGTACATTCGCGGCGATGTCGACTACCATTCGCCAAAAATGCGCGGCGCTGACTACACGCTCTACAATCCGCCCTTCGTCTCCAATTCCTTCGACTTCACCGATTTGCGTGGCGCGATGTCGCTCGGTGCCGGTATCGGCTACCAAGCCAACAAATATTTCCGCACCGACCTGACCGCTGATTACTGGTTCAAGTCGAAATTCGAGGGTCAGACTACGGGCTTCTGTGGAAACGGCCCTTGCCAGTCGGTTGATGAAAGCTCGATGACAGCGATGCTGCTGCTGGCCAATGCCTATGCCGATCTGGGTACCTATGGTGGCATTACGCCATACGTCGGTGCGGGTATCGGTGGCGCACATGTCAAGTGGGACAATCTGCGTAATACGATTGGCGGCACCACGACCGAGCACGAAGGCTCCAAGAACTGGCGCTTTGCCTATGCGGTCATGGCCGGTGCATCCTACTGCCTGACCAGCAATCTGCAGCTCGACGCCGGATACCGCTTCTCGCATATCAATGGCGGCAAGATGTTCGAATACGCCAACGGTGGCGGCCCCGGCTACGACAAGGGCTTCAACACCCACGAGGTCCGCGGTGGTCTGCGCTATTCATTTGGCGGTGCCAACCCGAACTGCTCCGAGTCTGTGGCGGCCTACGAGCCACCGGCAATCGAGCCAGTCTACAAATAA
- the glmM gene encoding phosphoglucosamine mutase: protein MAGRYFGTDGIRGRANTFPMTAEVAMKVGMAAGMSFQRGSHRHRVVLGKDTRLSGYMIENAMVAGFCAAGMDVLLLGPIPTPAVAMLARSLRADIGVMISASHNAYHDNGIKLFGPDGYKLSDEIEGRIEAMLDGEIDVRLADQNTLGRAKRIDGANDRYIEFAKRTLPQGSMSLAGLRIVIDCANGAGYKVAPAALWELGAEVITIHNEPNGFNINEDCGSTQPMSLAKKVHEVRADIGIALDGDADRMLIVDENGTVIDGDQIMALIAESWNESGRLAGGGVVATVMSNLGLERFLADAGMQLHRTKVGDRYVVEHMRAHGLNVGGEQSGHIVLSDFSTTGDGLVAALQVLACVKRADRPVSEVCKKFEAVPQLLKNVRFSGGKPLENAAVKAAIDDARSQLGKTGRLVIRPSGTEPLIRVMAESDDSSLVEKVVNGLVDVIADARNAA, encoded by the coding sequence ATGGCAGGACGCTATTTCGGCACCGACGGCATTCGCGGGCGCGCCAATACATTTCCGATGACCGCAGAAGTTGCGATGAAGGTCGGCATGGCCGCTGGCATGTCGTTCCAACGCGGCAGCCACCGCCACCGCGTGGTTTTGGGCAAGGATACCCGGCTTTCGGGCTACATGATCGAGAATGCCATGGTAGCGGGCTTTTGTGCCGCGGGCATGGATGTGCTGTTGCTTGGGCCTATCCCCACGCCGGCTGTCGCGATGCTGGCGCGCTCTCTGCGCGCTGATATCGGGGTGATGATCTCGGCGTCGCACAACGCCTATCATGACAACGGGATCAAGCTGTTCGGGCCGGATGGCTACAAGCTGTCGGATGAGATCGAGGGCCGCATCGAGGCGATGCTCGACGGCGAAATCGATGTGCGCCTGGCTGACCAGAATACGCTTGGACGCGCCAAGCGTATCGATGGGGCCAACGACCGCTACATTGAGTTTGCCAAGCGCACGCTCCCGCAAGGGTCGATGTCGCTGGCAGGGCTGCGGATCGTGATCGATTGCGCCAATGGCGCTGGCTATAAGGTAGCGCCTGCTGCCCTTTGGGAACTCGGCGCAGAAGTCATCACTATCCACAACGAGCCGAACGGCTTCAACATCAATGAGGATTGCGGCTCCACGCAGCCCATGAGCCTAGCCAAGAAGGTGCATGAGGTGCGCGCCGACATCGGCATTGCGCTCGATGGCGATGCGGACCGAATGCTCATCGTGGACGAAAACGGCACTGTGATTGATGGCGATCAGATCATGGCGCTGATCGCGGAGTCGTGGAACGAAAGTGGCAGGCTGGCGGGTGGCGGTGTGGTTGCGACGGTCATGTCCAATCTCGGGCTCGAACGGTTTCTCGCCGATGCCGGCATGCAGCTTCACCGAACCAAGGTGGGTGACCGCTACGTGGTAGAGCATATGCGCGCGCATGGTCTCAATGTCGGTGGCGAGCAATCCGGCCATATCGTGCTCTCGGATTTTTCCACAACGGGAGACGGGTTGGTCGCAGCACTGCAGGTTCTGGCCTGCGTGAAACGTGCGGATCGTCCGGTCAGCGAAGTCTGCAAAAAATTTGAAGCTGTGCCGCAACTTTTGAAGAATGTCCGTTTTTCAGGTGGCAAGCCGCTGGAGAATGCTGCCGTGAAAGCGGCGATAGACGATGCCCGCAGCCAGCTCGGCAAGACAGGTAGGCTTGTCATCCGCCCCTCCGGCACCGAGCCGCTAATCCGGGTGATGGCTGAAAGCGATGATTCCAGCTTGGTGGAAAAAGTCGTCAACGGTCTTGTCGATGTCATCGCGGATGCGCGCAACGCCGCTTAA
- a CDS encoding MarR family winged helix-turn-helix transcriptional regulator: MSLKRDHVELLRQQWAAELPDLDTSPMAVLGRAYRLANLVRPSIEQTFAGFGLDRGEFDVISTLRRSGPPYRLTPTELYTSLMISSGGLTHRLGRLEKSGLIRREKTSSDGRSLAVALTSAGMERAEAAFRADMASENQFLSGLDPAKRGQLASLMEELLLQVEAKSEELQSDHETIFPVGGR, from the coding sequence TTGTCGCTGAAACGAGATCATGTCGAACTGCTTCGGCAGCAATGGGCTGCGGAACTGCCCGACCTCGACACGTCGCCGATGGCGGTACTCGGTCGCGCTTATCGGCTTGCCAACCTGGTGCGCCCTTCGATCGAACAGACCTTTGCCGGGTTTGGGTTGGATCGGGGCGAGTTTGATGTCATCTCGACGCTGCGCCGCTCCGGCCCACCATACCGGCTTACGCCAACGGAGCTCTACACGTCGCTTATGATCTCATCGGGCGGGCTCACCCACCGTCTGGGTCGGCTAGAGAAATCAGGTCTTATACGGCGCGAGAAAACCTCAAGCGATGGCCGTAGCCTGGCCGTGGCGCTTACGAGCGCCGGCATGGAGCGAGCCGAGGCCGCTTTCCGCGCCGACATGGCGAGCGAGAACCAGTTTCTATCTGGTTTGGACCCGGCCAAGCGCGGCCAGTTGGCCAGCCTTATGGAAGAGTTGCTGTTGCAAGTAGAGGCCAAGTCGGAGGAACTCCAATCTGACCACGAAACAATTTTCCCGGTTGGCGGGCGTTAG
- a CDS encoding cupin domain-containing protein: MESFLHHPAPVAPGSRTIRFEGATHGSAISFFLVDYDPGKGPPLHAHPYSETWTVRRGEAEFTVGANKVRARKGDVVVGPPGVPHKFVNVGKGRLEAMCIHASDRIIQTNLDEG, from the coding sequence ATGGAAAGTTTTCTGCACCACCCTGCGCCAGTGGCTCCGGGCAGCCGCACCATTCGGTTCGAGGGTGCCACGCACGGATCGGCGATCTCCTTCTTTCTAGTCGATTACGATCCAGGCAAGGGGCCGCCCCTTCATGCCCACCCCTATAGCGAGACCTGGACGGTACGCCGCGGTGAGGCGGAGTTCACTGTCGGCGCCAATAAGGTGCGCGCCAGGAAAGGGGATGTAGTGGTCGGACCACCTGGAGTGCCCCACAAATTTGTAAATGTCGGGAAAGGCCGACTGGAAGCCATGTGCATCCATGCCAGCGACCGCATCATCCAGACCAATCTGGACGAGGGATAA
- the ftsH gene encoding ATP-dependent zinc metalloprotease FtsH produces MNPNYRNLALWAIIAVLLIALFNLFQAPQQRGATRDVAYSEFLQELSGGRVKTVTIAGSRISGTYVDSASGFQTYSPGDPTLVQRLEDKGVTITARPENDGSGSIIGILLSWLPMILILGVWIFFMRQMQSGSGRAMGFGKSKAKLLTEAQGRITFADVAGVDEAKEDLEEIVEFLRDPQKFQRLGGKIPRGVLLVGPPGTGKTLLARSVAGEANVPFFTISGSDFVEMFVGVGASRVRDMFEQAKKNSPCIIFIDEIDAVGRHRGAGLGGGNDEREQTLNQLLVEMDGFEANEGVILIAATNRPDVLDPALLRPGRFDRQVVVPNPDINGREKILKVHVRNVPLAPNVDLKVIARGTPGFSGADLANLVNESALMAARRNKRLVTMAEFEDAKDKVMMGAERRSTAMTQAEKELTAYHEAGHAIMALNVASADPLHKATIIPRGRALGMVMQLPEGDRYSMSYKYMISRLGIMMGGRVAEEFKFGKENITSGASSDIEQATKLARAMVTRWGFSDKLGHVAYGDNQEEVFLGHSVARTQNVSEETAQIIDAEVRRLIDEAYSSARTILTKKKKEWIAIAEGLLEYETLSGDEIRQIIAGKKPSRDLGDDAPPSRGSAVPKAGAAGKGRKKPGGEPEGGMEPQPQG; encoded by the coding sequence ATGAACCCTAATTATCGCAACCTCGCGCTCTGGGCGATTATCGCCGTCCTCCTGATCGCATTGTTCAATCTTTTCCAGGCACCGCAGCAGCGCGGCGCTACGCGGGATGTGGCCTATTCCGAGTTCCTTCAGGAACTTTCGGGTGGCCGCGTCAAAACTGTTACGATCGCGGGCAGCCGGATCTCCGGGACCTATGTCGACAGCGCCAGTGGCTTCCAGACCTATTCGCCGGGCGACCCGACGCTTGTGCAGCGTCTGGAAGACAAGGGCGTGACAATCACTGCCCGGCCTGAAAATGACGGCTCCGGATCGATCATTGGGATCCTGCTCTCGTGGCTTCCGATGATCCTCATCTTGGGTGTGTGGATATTCTTCATGCGTCAGATGCAGTCGGGTTCTGGGCGGGCGATGGGCTTTGGTAAATCGAAGGCCAAATTGCTCACGGAAGCACAGGGCCGCATCACGTTTGCCGACGTAGCTGGCGTCGACGAGGCCAAGGAAGACCTTGAGGAGATTGTGGAGTTCCTACGCGATCCGCAGAAATTCCAGCGCCTCGGCGGTAAGATTCCACGTGGTGTGCTGCTCGTTGGGCCTCCCGGCACGGGTAAGACGCTTCTCGCGCGCTCCGTCGCTGGTGAAGCCAATGTGCCGTTCTTCACAATTTCGGGTTCGGATTTCGTTGAAATGTTTGTCGGCGTCGGCGCGAGCCGCGTTCGTGACATGTTCGAACAGGCGAAGAAAAACTCGCCCTGCATCATCTTTATCGACGAAATTGATGCTGTTGGTCGTCATCGCGGTGCCGGTCTTGGCGGTGGCAATGATGAGCGCGAGCAGACACTTAACCAGCTGCTGGTCGAGATGGACGGCTTTGAAGCCAATGAAGGTGTTATCCTGATTGCAGCGACCAACCGTCCTGACGTTCTGGATCCCGCACTGCTGCGTCCGGGCCGTTTTGACCGTCAGGTGGTTGTGCCCAACCCAGACATTAATGGCCGTGAAAAGATCCTCAAGGTGCATGTGCGCAACGTACCACTGGCGCCCAATGTCGATCTCAAAGTCATTGCGCGTGGCACGCCGGGCTTTTCGGGTGCCGATCTTGCCAACCTCGTCAACGAATCAGCGCTGATGGCTGCACGTCGCAACAAGCGTCTGGTCACCATGGCAGAGTTCGAAGATGCCAAGGACAAGGTGATGATGGGCGCGGAACGTCGCTCGACAGCCATGACCCAGGCCGAAAAAGAACTGACCGCCTATCACGAAGCTGGCCATGCGATCATGGCGCTGAACGTTGCTTCGGCCGATCCTCTGCACAAGGCGACAATCATTCCGCGCGGTCGTGCGCTTGGCATGGTCATGCAGTTGCCTGAGGGTGACCGCTATTCGATGAGTTACAAATACATGATCTCGCGTCTGGGCATCATGATGGGTGGCCGCGTTGCCGAAGAGTTCAAGTTCGGCAAGGAAAACATTACCTCGGGCGCATCTTCTGACATTGAGCAGGCCACGAAGCTGGCTCGTGCCATGGTCACGCGATGGGGCTTTTCCGATAAGCTCGGTCATGTTGCCTATGGCGACAATCAGGAAGAAGTGTTCCTCGGCCATTCGGTTGCTCGTACGCAAAATGTGTCGGAAGAGACCGCACAGATCATCGACGCTGAGGTGCGCCGTCTGATTGATGAGGCCTATTCCAGTGCAAGGACGATCCTAACCAAAAAGAAGAAAGAATGGATCGCGATTGCCGAAGGGCTGTTGGAATATGAAACACTGTCTGGCGATGAAATCCGCCAGATCATTGCCGGGAAGAAACCTTCGCGGGATTTGGGCGATGATGCGCCTCCATCTCGTGGTTCGGCAGTGCCCAAGGCTGGCGCGGCCGGCAAGGGTCGCAAAAAACCGGGCGGTGAACCCGAGGGCGGTATGGAACCGCAGCCACAGGGCTGA
- the tilS gene encoding tRNA lysidine(34) synthetase TilS yields the protein MRLADAQHPVTNAGSRLDFPAPEELLHFFRSIDLTGRSALVAAVSGGSDSVALLMLARAWLKTAAPEVRLIAVTVDHGLRPGSAHEAQTVRELCARHGIVHQVQHWHGDKPSTGIAAAARDARYGLLAQSARTAGTDIVLAGHTLDDQVETISMRGTRGDGRGLAGMASATLYDQTVWIVRPLLQVRRTALRSWLTEAGIGWVDDPTNSDVRYERPRMRLALNESAAPIPVEAAQRARISLGKRAAWLISHHAQQVAPGLICLEPDFLSHSDADAGTYALRIMLAAVGGVEHLPEEARSGALHHKLRTGAARATLSRCVVERRRGGVFLRRELRGLPAAAPVVHGAVWDGRFIVDANHASTDLRVAPMGEGAPIAHQRHDCSIAQSLVRASLAAQPAFFINDILAGPTVDAGKARALARFSPMLTPWARFLPAFDLAPARSLARLLGHPVPPSSPFTGHIEG from the coding sequence GTGCGGCTTGCTGACGCTCAACACCCTGTGACGAATGCCGGAAGCAGGCTCGATTTCCCGGCACCTGAAGAACTGCTCCATTTTTTCCGATCGATTGACCTGACCGGACGCAGCGCGCTTGTCGCAGCCGTATCCGGAGGCAGCGATTCGGTTGCGTTGCTTATGCTGGCGCGTGCATGGTTGAAAACGGCGGCTCCTGAGGTCCGCCTTATCGCGGTAACCGTGGACCATGGGCTCAGGCCCGGATCGGCGCACGAGGCGCAGACGGTGCGTGAGCTTTGCGCACGACATGGCATTGTCCATCAGGTCCAGCACTGGCACGGCGACAAACCATCGACCGGCATTGCGGCTGCTGCGCGTGATGCGCGATACGGTCTGCTCGCCCAATCGGCCCGCACCGCAGGAACGGATATCGTACTCGCTGGCCATACTCTGGACGACCAGGTGGAAACTATTTCCATGCGCGGCACGCGGGGCGATGGCCGCGGGTTAGCCGGCATGGCGTCTGCTACGCTTTACGATCAAACCGTCTGGATAGTGCGGCCGTTGCTCCAGGTGCGCCGCACTGCACTGCGAAGCTGGCTCACTGAAGCTGGTATCGGCTGGGTTGACGATCCTACCAACAGCGATGTGCGCTATGAGCGCCCTCGCATGCGGCTAGCGTTGAACGAGAGCGCAGCGCCGATACCTGTTGAAGCTGCGCAAAGAGCGCGCATCAGCCTCGGTAAGCGCGCGGCCTGGCTCATCTCGCACCATGCGCAGCAGGTGGCGCCGGGCCTTATCTGCCTGGAGCCTGATTTTTTGTCTCATAGCGATGCGGATGCGGGAACCTATGCGCTGAGGATCATGCTTGCTGCGGTAGGCGGGGTGGAACATCTGCCCGAGGAGGCTCGGTCTGGCGCTCTTCACCACAAATTGCGCACGGGTGCTGCTCGCGCCACATTGTCGCGGTGCGTGGTGGAACGGCGACGCGGCGGCGTCTTCTTGCGACGTGAATTGCGAGGTTTGCCGGCTGCAGCTCCGGTGGTTCATGGCGCAGTTTGGGACGGACGTTTTATCGTCGACGCGAACCATGCGTCTACTGACCTGCGCGTCGCGCCGATGGGGGAGGGTGCACCCATCGCCCATCAGCGCCATGACTGTTCGATTGCGCAAAGCCTTGTGCGCGCGTCTCTTGCGGCGCAGCCTGCATTCTTTATCAACGACATTTTAGCCGGGCCGACGGTTGATGCTGGCAAGGCGCGCGCTCTGGCACGGTTTTCTCCGATGCTCACACCTTGGGCGCGATTTCTGCCCGCCTTTGATCTGGCGCCAGCGCGTTCGCTTGCGCGCTTGCTCGGGCATCCCGTTCCACCATCGTCGCCATTTACGGGCCACATTGAGGGATAA
- the ybgF gene encoding tol-pal system protein YbgF, which yields MKFRSVLGGMIALPLLYGVAFASPNASNQQNGIQLPGVFLPLPKAWTAERKPAGAPVQLAQAGDPRVLELEEQIRNLTGTVEELNFQVLQMQEQIRKIQADNEFRFQELEGKRTDAGGKTPRKAAEAPATETAAPELGAVAAVEPGAGAPQPTTGATLGTPEQTFGTIVFDESGNVTGGSVGDQATVGSAPMDDHGPVAGGDGVITPSGDLQVAALPSTNDPKEIYRNSYQFIMSGDYGTAETGFRDHIARFPSDPQAADAHFWLGESLLAQKKYRDAAEIFLAASKQYPKAKKAPDMMFKLGVSLAGLNQKDVACATFSEVGKRYPGISAAFKESVKQEQVRAAC from the coding sequence ATGAAATTTCGATCAGTTTTAGGCGGCATGATTGCGTTGCCGCTTCTTTACGGCGTCGCGTTCGCGAGCCCAAACGCATCCAACCAGCAAAATGGCATTCAGTTGCCGGGCGTGTTTTTGCCATTGCCGAAGGCGTGGACAGCAGAAAGAAAACCTGCAGGTGCGCCGGTGCAATTGGCGCAAGCGGGCGATCCACGCGTCCTCGAGCTAGAAGAGCAAATCCGCAACCTTACCGGCACTGTCGAGGAATTGAACTTCCAGGTTCTGCAGATGCAGGAACAAATCCGCAAAATTCAGGCAGACAACGAGTTCCGTTTCCAGGAGCTTGAGGGCAAGCGGACGGACGCCGGCGGTAAAACTCCACGCAAGGCGGCAGAAGCGCCGGCCACGGAAACCGCCGCGCCGGAATTGGGCGCGGTGGCGGCTGTCGAACCTGGCGCCGGTGCACCGCAACCCACGACGGGCGCGACGCTTGGGACACCGGAACAGACTTTTGGCACGATCGTCTTTGACGAGAGTGGCAATGTGACGGGCGGAAGCGTGGGAGACCAGGCAACGGTGGGATCTGCACCTATGGATGACCATGGGCCCGTTGCCGGAGGCGACGGGGTGATAACGCCGAGCGGTGATCTGCAGGTTGCGGCACTCCCTTCAACCAACGACCCGAAGGAGATTTACCGAAACTCCTATCAATTCATCATGTCGGGAGACTACGGAACTGCGGAAACCGGTTTTCGCGATCATATTGCCCGCTTCCCTTCTGACCCACAGGCGGCGGATGCGCATTTCTGGCTGGGCGAATCCTTGCTGGCACAGAAGAAATATCGCGATGCCGCCGAAATTTTCCTGGCTGCAAGCAAGCAGTATCCGAAAGCTAAAAAAGCTCCGGACATGATGTTCAAGCTTGGTGTTTCGCTGGCCGGACTGAATCAGAAAGATGTTGCCTGCGCCACCTTCAGCGAAGTGGGCAAGCGTTACCCTGGTATTTCTGCGGCTTTCAAAGAAAGCGTCAAGCAGGAGCAGGTGCGTGCGGCTTGCTGA
- the pal gene encoding peptidoglycan-associated lipoprotein Pal, with amino-acid sequence MRRIAKLTTNPIVIALVATLAIAGCASKKTPNNAADLGLGSGAGAATPGSAQDFTVNVGDRIFFDTDSTSIRADAQSTLSKQAQWLNQYGNYKITVEGHADERGTREYNLALGARRAAATRDYLVSRGVAGNRLKTITYGKERPVAVCDDISCWSQNRRAVTVLNGAAGS; translated from the coding sequence ATGCGCCGCATCGCTAAACTTACAACGAACCCAATCGTCATTGCGCTTGTCGCAACACTTGCCATTGCCGGCTGTGCGTCGAAGAAGACGCCAAACAATGCTGCTGATTTGGGCCTCGGCTCGGGTGCAGGCGCGGCTACCCCGGGCTCGGCTCAGGACTTCACCGTTAATGTCGGTGACCGAATCTTCTTTGATACCGATTCAACTTCCATACGTGCTGACGCCCAGTCCACGCTTTCCAAGCAGGCGCAGTGGCTGAACCAGTATGGCAATTACAAGATTACCGTCGAAGGCCATGCCGATGAACGCGGCACGCGCGAATACAACCTCGCACTTGGTGCACGTCGCGCCGCGGCCACCCGCGACTATCTCGTGTCACGCGGTGTTGCTGGCAACCGGCTGAAGACGATCACCTATGGCAAGGAACGTCCAGTGGCCGTGTGTGATGATATTTCGTGCTGGAGTCAGAACCGTCGCGCTGTGACGGTGTTGAACGGTGCTGCCGGAAGCTAA
- the tolB gene encoding Tol-Pal system beta propeller repeat protein TolB, with product MLVAATALGLSAMTTLPARALVEIDVNKGNIEPLPIAITDFLAADDIGAKIAGVVAADLKRSGLFAPIDKAAFIEKISNPDVAPRFEDWKVINAQALVTGRVTKEADGRLRAEFRLWDSFAGQQLSGEQFFASKDNWRRVAHIIADAIYERLTGEKGYFDTRIVYVDESGPKNARKKRLAIMDQDGAGQRYLSDGKSIVLTPRFSPSRQEITYMSYEGGQPKVYLLQIETGQREVVGDFPGMTFAPRFSPDGQRVIMSLLRDDGNSNIFAMDLRSRTTTRLTNSSAIDTSPSYSPDGSKVVFTSDRGGRAQIYSMGADGSGQARISFGDGTYSTPVWSPRGDLIAFTKQSGGEFQIGVMRTDGSGERILSSGFQQEGPTWAPNGRVLMFFRDSAGGPRLHSIDLTGRNEQAIPTQNFASDPAWSPLLE from the coding sequence ATGCTGGTGGCCGCTACGGCCCTCGGGCTGAGCGCCATGACCACACTGCCGGCGCGCGCGCTGGTGGAGATCGACGTCAACAAAGGCAATATCGAGCCGCTGCCGATTGCCATCACCGATTTTTTAGCAGCCGATGACATTGGTGCAAAAATTGCCGGCGTCGTGGCAGCTGATCTAAAGCGCTCAGGTCTTTTTGCACCGATCGACAAAGCCGCCTTCATCGAAAAAATTTCCAATCCCGATGTCGCGCCGCGCTTTGAGGACTGGAAGGTTATCAATGCACAGGCGCTGGTGACTGGCCGTGTGACAAAGGAAGCGGACGGCCGTCTGCGCGCCGAGTTCCGACTGTGGGACAGCTTCGCTGGGCAGCAGCTCTCGGGCGAGCAGTTCTTTGCGTCGAAAGACAACTGGCGTCGCGTCGCTCATATCATTGCTGACGCAATCTATGAGCGACTGACCGGCGAAAAGGGGTATTTTGATACCCGCATCGTTTATGTAGACGAGTCGGGTCCCAAGAATGCCCGGAAAAAGCGTCTCGCTATCATGGATCAGGACGGTGCCGGTCAGCGCTATCTGTCCGATGGCAAGTCGATTGTGCTGACGCCGCGCTTTTCTCCGAGCCGTCAGGAAATTACCTACATGTCCTACGAGGGTGGCCAGCCGAAGGTATACCTGCTGCAGATCGAGACCGGGCAGCGCGAAGTTGTTGGCGATTTTCCCGGCATGACCTTTGCACCACGGTTCTCACCGGACGGACAACGGGTGATTATGAGCCTGTTGCGCGATGACGGAAACTCCAACATCTTTGCGATGGATCTGCGCAGCCGCACCACGACGCGACTGACGAATTCCAGCGCCATCGATACCTCTCCATCCTATTCACCGGATGGCAGCAAGGTGGTGTTCACCTCGGATCGTGGCGGTCGCGCGCAGATTTATTCCATGGGAGCAGATGGTTCGGGGCAGGCCCGCATTTCGTTCGGAGACGGCACCTATTCGACGCCTGTCTGGTCACCACGCGGTGATCTGATTGCCTTTACCAAGCAGTCGGGGGGTGAGTTCCAGATCGGCGTGATGCGAACCGATGGCTCCGGCGAGCGTATCCTTTCCAGCGGCTTCCAGCAGGAAGGTCCCACCTGGGCGCCCAATGGTCGCGTACTGATGTTCTTCCGTGACAGTGCGGGCGGGCCGCGGCTGCACTCTATCGATCTCACCGGCCGCAACGAACAAGCTATTCCGACGCAGAATTTCGCGTCCGATCCCGCTTGGTCGCCGCTGCTGGAATAG
- the tolR gene encoding protein TolR, whose product MGMSAGQSGGRGGRGHRRRGRHHGLIAEINVTPFVDVMLVLLIIFMVAAPLMTVGVPIDLPETQAKALNSDTQPITISINEAGQIHLQETEIPLEELVAKLGAIAKAGYEERIYVRGDKTADYGTVMRVMARIQAAGYSKIGLVTLQDQDG is encoded by the coding sequence ATGGGAATGTCAGCAGGACAATCCGGCGGGCGCGGTGGTCGAGGCCACAGGCGGCGTGGTCGACATCATGGGTTGATTGCCGAGATCAACGTGACGCCGTTCGTCGACGTCATGCTGGTGCTGTTGATCATCTTCATGGTCGCCGCACCCCTGATGACGGTCGGCGTGCCGATCGATCTGCCGGAGACGCAGGCCAAGGCACTGAACTCGGATACCCAGCCGATTACCATTTCGATCAACGAGGCGGGCCAGATCCATCTGCAAGAAACCGAGATCCCGCTTGAGGAACTGGTGGCCAAGCTCGGCGCCATTGCCAAGGCAGGCTACGAGGAGCGCATCTATGTGCGCGGCGACAAGACTGCCGATTACGGCACGGTGATGCGCGTGATGGCGCGCATCCAGGCGGCTGGCTACAGCAAGATCGGCCTAGTCACTCTGCAGGATCAGGACGGCTGA